CCGGTCCTCGTCTCGACCCTCGCCGAGACCCGCCCCGCCGACCCGGACGACGTCGGCGACCCGAGCGCCACCGCCGTCGACAGCTTCCTCAAGTGGGAGCACGACCCCGAGCACCGCGCCGTCGCCCTCACCTGCGCCTTCCCGAGGCGCCTGGACGCCGACGTCTTCCGCGCGGCCGCGGAACGCCCCGAGGAGGAGGCCGACGCCCTGTACGACTGGCTGCGCGGCCTGCCCTTCGTCACCGAGCGCGGCGGCGGCATCCAGTACCACGACGTCGTACGGGCGCCGATGCTGCGCTCCCAGCGGCTCCGGTCGCCGCGCGGCTGGACCGGACGGCACGGCAGGCTCGCGGAGTTCTTCGGCCGGTGGCGCGAGGAGGCGGCGGAGGGCCTGGTCGTCCCCGACGAGGTGTGGAGACACGAGCCGTGGCGCAGGCTGCGGCTGGAGGAGTCGTACCACCGGCTGTGCGCCCGGCCGCGGTCGGCGCTGGGTGACGCGCTGCGCGACGTGGTCGAGGCCTGCCGTGCCGACCGGATGACCGGGCGTACCTGGGCCAGGATGATCGAGGAGGCCGGTGAGGCGGCGGGTGACCCGGCCGTCCGCGACCTGGGCCGGGAACTGGCCGACGCCCTGGAGGACGGTGACGACGGCGTGACCAGGGCGATGGATCTGCTGCTGGCCCGCCCCGCGCTGCAGGGACCCGGGCGGGCCCTGGCCCACGGGGTACGGGCCAGGGAGCTGCGGAACGCGGGGGAGTACGAGCGGGCCCTGGCCGAGTACGGCCGGGCGGTCGACATCGATCCGGACGAGGCGCGCGTCCACTACGGCCGTGGTGTCACCCATCAGCTCCTCGGCGACCACCCCGCGGCGCTGGCCGCCTTCGACCGCGCGGACGAACTCCGGCCGGACACGGGATGGATCATCGCGGGGCGGGCGGAGACATTCCGCCTGGCGGCACGTTTCGGGGAGGCGGTGGCCGACTTCGACCGGGCCGTCGCCCTCGACCCCACGGACGCGGACGCGCTGGCGTCCCGCGCGGTGTGCCGGCACGCACTGGAGCAGTTCGACGCGGCGGCCGCCGACTTCGAACGCGCGCTGAGCATCGACGGGACCGACCTGTGGACGCTCGTCCGCCGGGCCCGGCTGCGCCGTGACACCGACGAGTGGGACCTGGCGTTCACCGATCTCGACCGGGCGGTCCGGCTGGCGCCGGACTCCGCCTGGGTCGCCTCGGAACGGGGCGACGCCTACCGTCTCGCGGGCCGCTTCGAGGACGCCGTCACCGAGCTCGGCCGGGCCATCGGCCTCGAGCCCGACCACGCCTCGGCCCTGGCGGGCCGGGGTGCCTCGCACCACGAACTGGGCGACAGCGAGCGGGCGCTGGCCGACCTCGACCGCGCCGTCACGCTGGTGCCGGAATACTCCTGGGCCCTGGTGATGCGGGCGCGGGTGAGGCGACGGCTGGACGACGTGCCGGGCGCGAACGAGGATCTGCGGCGCGCGCTCGCGGCGGGTCCGGAGGCCGACTGGATCGAGATCGAGCTGGGGAACGCCCACTGGACCGACGGCAGGCACCAGGAGGCGATCGCCGTCTTCCGGCGCGTGCTGGAGCGAGATCCCGACAACGCTTCGGCGCTGGGCTGCCTGGGAGCGACCCACCGTGACCTCAAGGAGTACGCGGAGGCGCTGAGCCTGCTGGACCGTGCCCTGACGGCCGACCCCGACTACGCCTACGCCTACGACCAGCGGGCCCGCGTCCTCCTGGCGACCGGACGGACCGAACGGGCCCTGGCCGACTGGGAACGCCGGATCGCCCTGGGCGGCGAGGTGGACGCGGCGCACTACGAGGTCATGGAGACGCTGATCCACTGCGGCCGACGCGACGAGGCGATGGCCCGGCTGTCCGAGGTCGACCCGGCGCCGGACCCGGACGACGAGCTCGTGTTCGACCGCGACCTGATGCGCGTCGAGGCCCTCCGGTACGGCGGGCAGTGGGCGCGCGCCCGGAGCCTCGCCGAGCGGCTTCGCGCCGAGGACCCGGCACCCGGCACGTTCCAGCTCGCGATGACCGAACTGCGGTCCCGTGGACCGGAGGCCGCGGACCCCTGGTGGCGTGAACTGGCCGGGCTCCTGGACACGGAGGAGCTGGACGAGACCACCCGCCTGCAGGGCCGGTGCATCGTCGGCTGGGGCCTCGGGGACTGGGCCGCCGCGGACCGGGGCCTGACCGAGATCCTGGCCCTGAACCCCGACTGGGACGACCTGGCCGTCCTCGCGGACATCGTCGATGAGCTCCTGCTCGCCCCCGCCACCGACCACGCCCGCCTCCGCCGTTGTCTCGCGACCGTCACAGCGGCCCGCGACGCCGTACGGGCGCGCTGGACGGACTGACCGGTACCGGTGGCGTCCGGTGAGGGCGGCCGGGCGGGGCCGCCGTCCTGTCGGCCGCTGCCCGTACGTGATCGGTCAGTTGTACGGGATTGAGTCCCCTGCTTGGATCCGCGACCTCAACCGACCGTTCCCGTTCGATTACAGTGCTGAACTGTCGGACGTGCGGACGGTGCCTGAGGAGGTCTCGGTGGCTGCGACAGCCGGTGCCGTCTGGGGGCGTGCGGAGCAGCAGGACTTCCGCAGCCGGGTGCGCGGGACGCTGCTCGGCGCGGCCGTCGGTGACGCCCTGGGCGCGCCCGTCGACACGCTCTCCCTGGAGGAGATCCGGGAGGCGCACGGCGCGGAGGGCCTCCTCGACCTGGCCCCGGCGTACGGCAGCCGCGGCGCCGTCACCCACCTCACCCAGCTCACCCTGTTCAGCGTCGACGGACTGGTCCGCGCGCAGGTCCGCCGGGACACCGGGGCCTGGCACCCGCCGACCGACGTGCACCGCGCCTACCGCCGTTGGGCGGCCACCCAGAGCGACTGGGGACCCGACGAGCGGCGCAAGGAGGACGGCTGGCTGGCCCGCGAGGAGTGGCTCTACGCCCGTCGCGATCCGGCCAGATCCTGCCTGCTGGGCCTCGGCGACGACATCATGGGCACGCTGGACGCGCCCAAGAACCCCGGAGAGGCGGGCCCCGAGGCCACCGCCCGCTCCGCGCCGTTCGGCCTGCTCGTCGGCTGGGAGCCCCAGCTCGTGATGCAGCTCGCCGTCGAGTGCGCCGCGCAGACCCACGGACACCCCACGGCCTACCTGTCGGCGGGCGCGTACGCCGTCGTCGTGCACGCGCTGGCCCGCGGGGAGAGCCTCGACGCGGCCGTGCAGCAGGCCCTCGCGCTGCTCGCGGGACGCCCCGGGCAGCAACAGGTCACCGACGCCCTCCAGCACGCCCTGGGGGCCGTACGGCAGGGCATGCCCTCCCCGGGCCGGGTCGAGGAACTCGCCGGGGACGGCACCGCGGAGGGACTGCTCGCCGCCGCGGTGTACTGCGTGCTCGTCGGCGACGACGTCCGGCACGGCCTGTGCCTCGCCGTGAACCACGGCGGTCCCTCCGCCGCGGCCGGCGCCCTCACCGGCGGCCTGCTGGGCGCCCTGCACGGCGAGACGGCCCTCCCGCCGGCCTGGCTGGCCGAACTGGAGGGCCGTCCCTCGGTGCTGGTCCTCGCGGACGACTTCGCGATGGAGATGACCCAGGGGCCCGCTCTGCACGGCCCCGCGGGCTCCTCCCCGGGCTGGCTCACCCGCTACCCGCGGGCCTGAGCCCGGGCGGGCCCGAGCCGGCCCGCTCAGGTCCGGGGCGCTCCTCAGTCCTTGACCGGCGTCCCCAGCACCTCCCCCTCGGGGGCCTCGGCGGGAGCCGGGACCGCGGCGGCCGTGGTGCCGTCGTCGTCCGTGTTGATCTTCTCGATGATGGCGTCCCGCTCCGGTGTGTCCTCGGGCTTCACGATGCCGATGAGGATGTACAGGACGAGGGAGATGACCATCGGGAGGGCGACCTGGTACTCCAGCTTCACATCGGTGCGCTGGGAGAAGTCCAGGTTGTAGTTGACGAGGAAGAACGCGAGCAGACCGCACGCCCAGCTCGTCAGGGCGGCCGTCGGACCCGACTTACGGAACGGCCGGAGCAGACCCAGGATGAACGGGATCGCGATCGGCCCCATCAGACCCGCCACCCACTTGATGACGACGGTGATGATGTCCTTGAACGTCGGGGAGTTGACCTGGGTGGCCACCGCCATGGAGAAGCCGAGGAAGGCGACCGTGGTGACACGGCCCGCGATCAGCCCCGTGCGGGTGTCCCAGGCGCGTGCCGCACGCGAGAACGCCGGCACCACGTCCCGCGTGAAGACGGCCGCGATGGCGTTCGCGTCCGAGGAGCACATGGCCATCGTGTGCGAGAAGAACCCGACGACGACCAGGCCCAGCAGCCCGTGCGGCAGCAACTGGTCGGCCATCAGGCCGTACGCGTCCGAGCCGTCCGGCTTCTGCGCCGTCACCAGGAGCGGCGACAGCCACATCGGGATGAACAGGATGACCGGCCACACGAACCACAGTGCGGCGGACAGGAACGCGGACCGCGTGGCCTGCTTGGCGCTGCCGGTGGCCATGTAGCGCTGCGCCTGGTTCCACATGCCGCC
The window above is part of the Streptomyces sp. NBC_01428 genome. Proteins encoded here:
- a CDS encoding ADP-ribosylglycohydrolase family protein, encoding MAATAGAVWGRAEQQDFRSRVRGTLLGAAVGDALGAPVDTLSLEEIREAHGAEGLLDLAPAYGSRGAVTHLTQLTLFSVDGLVRAQVRRDTGAWHPPTDVHRAYRRWAATQSDWGPDERRKEDGWLAREEWLYARRDPARSCLLGLGDDIMGTLDAPKNPGEAGPEATARSAPFGLLVGWEPQLVMQLAVECAAQTHGHPTAYLSAGAYAVVVHALARGESLDAAVQQALALLAGRPGQQQVTDALQHALGAVRQGMPSPGRVEELAGDGTAEGLLAAAVYCVLVGDDVRHGLCLAVNHGGPSAAAGALTGGLLGALHGETALPPAWLAELEGRPSVLVLADDFAMEMTQGPALHGPAGSSPGWLTRYPRA
- a CDS encoding sodium:solute symporter family protein is translated as MNGLDWAVLVAYFGVMTAIGIWSHKRVDDVSDFFTAGGKMPWWLSGISHHMSGYSAVMFTGYAGIAYTYGITSYVTWALPIAIGVAIGAKAFAPRLNRLRSRLHVASPLEYLKDRYNVQTQQALAWSGILLKIVDVGAKWAAIATLLSVFTGVTLTQGILITGGITAVYCTIGGLWADALTELGQFIIQLMAGLAMLIIALNKISDQGGLSKALDSPKLHGHADGFAGPYMTVFFIAYLFIKLFEYNGGMWNQAQRYMATGSAKQATRSAFLSAALWFVWPVILFIPMWLSPLLVTAQKPDGSDAYGLMADQLLPHGLLGLVVVGFFSHTMAMCSSDANAIAAVFTRDVVPAFSRAARAWDTRTGLIAGRVTTVAFLGFSMAVATQVNSPTFKDIITVVIKWVAGLMGPIAIPFILGLLRPFRKSGPTAALTSWACGLLAFFLVNYNLDFSQRTDVKLEYQVALPMVISLVLYILIGIVKPEDTPERDAIIEKINTDDDGTTAAAVPAPAEAPEGEVLGTPVKD
- a CDS encoding tetratricopeptide repeat protein, with the protein product MGAQPSMQELIEERRRLSFVGRGAERAAFLRNFDVPVRDPGRRFLFHVHGNAGVGKTFLVRELEQLAREAGALTAYVDESTGSVPEAMETVCAGFARQGRRLKDLERLLERYRERRHEADSLTREAAPGEPSAAGTALARAGLVGLGMVPGVGPFAGAVDPGRLAGAADRMRAGLSAHFRSRDDVRLVMSPEEVLTPVLLEELARAAGRFPRQVLFFDTYERTGLFLDAWLHATMALERHGVMPGNVVVVTAGRNPLDLDRWGSCSDSVTEMPLLPFTEQEAREVLAGRGVVAEPVVEEILRLTGRLPVLVSTLAETRPADPDDVGDPSATAVDSFLKWEHDPEHRAVALTCAFPRRLDADVFRAAAERPEEEADALYDWLRGLPFVTERGGGIQYHDVVRAPMLRSQRLRSPRGWTGRHGRLAEFFGRWREEAAEGLVVPDEVWRHEPWRRLRLEESYHRLCARPRSALGDALRDVVEACRADRMTGRTWARMIEEAGEAAGDPAVRDLGRELADALEDGDDGVTRAMDLLLARPALQGPGRALAHGVRARELRNAGEYERALAEYGRAVDIDPDEARVHYGRGVTHQLLGDHPAALAAFDRADELRPDTGWIIAGRAETFRLAARFGEAVADFDRAVALDPTDADALASRAVCRHALEQFDAAAADFERALSIDGTDLWTLVRRARLRRDTDEWDLAFTDLDRAVRLAPDSAWVASERGDAYRLAGRFEDAVTELGRAIGLEPDHASALAGRGASHHELGDSERALADLDRAVTLVPEYSWALVMRARVRRRLDDVPGANEDLRRALAAGPEADWIEIELGNAHWTDGRHQEAIAVFRRVLERDPDNASALGCLGATHRDLKEYAEALSLLDRALTADPDYAYAYDQRARVLLATGRTERALADWERRIALGGEVDAAHYEVMETLIHCGRRDEAMARLSEVDPAPDPDDELVFDRDLMRVEALRYGGQWARARSLAERLRAEDPAPGTFQLAMTELRSRGPEAADPWWRELAGLLDTEELDETTRLQGRCIVGWGLGDWAAADRGLTEILALNPDWDDLAVLADIVDELLLAPATDHARLRRCLATVTAARDAVRARWTD